The Gemmata palustris genome includes a region encoding these proteins:
- a CDS encoding tetratricopeptide repeat protein produces the protein MPKPADRGFRPGRTGALVAAAVLLCAPGCHTARNFKERVVSATGPLFNSHYDDPRAQEKLDAAEQLYQAKDYEKARGEFRTLADNQSNPAVLAERARFMQAECRYMLGQYPEAADTYHKVLLDFPTGTYRRDCCARIFAICDYWLDDFRAEKDRRVAAGEKGVLRWHPSWSKPLDRSRPAIDQEGRTLEALERVHTHDITGPTADKAIFWCGYVNFIRGNFSEADQFFSQLVELHSDSPLRPQALAFAIQAKNNATGGASYDGRKCAEALHLVQVAEATVPELVNDPAMAEKLTRAKFAIRSQQAEKDFLTAEYYERTGHPGSAVFYYELVRRRYAGTRYSDLATEKKERLVRLMQDGRPEPGNDPFAIAKAKWNEVFGKPQSVTDEKDRARVDPGLVPAGGTPPTDGTGNTRP, from the coding sequence ATGCCGAAGCCAGCCGACAGGGGGTTCCGACCGGGTCGCACCGGTGCGCTGGTCGCGGCAGCCGTGTTGCTGTGCGCCCCGGGGTGCCACACCGCGCGCAACTTCAAGGAGCGCGTCGTCAGCGCGACCGGGCCGCTCTTCAATTCGCACTACGACGACCCGCGGGCCCAAGAGAAACTGGACGCGGCCGAACAGCTCTACCAGGCCAAAGATTACGAGAAGGCCCGCGGCGAGTTCCGCACGCTCGCGGACAACCAGAGCAACCCCGCGGTCCTCGCGGAGCGCGCCCGGTTCATGCAGGCCGAGTGCCGGTACATGCTCGGCCAGTACCCGGAGGCCGCCGACACCTACCACAAGGTGCTCCTCGACTTCCCGACGGGCACCTACCGGCGCGACTGCTGCGCCCGGATCTTCGCGATCTGCGACTACTGGCTCGACGACTTCCGCGCGGAGAAGGACCGGCGCGTCGCCGCGGGCGAAAAGGGCGTGCTCCGCTGGCACCCGAGTTGGTCCAAGCCGCTGGACCGCAGCCGCCCCGCGATCGACCAGGAGGGGCGCACGCTGGAGGCGCTCGAGCGCGTCCACACGCACGACATCACCGGCCCGACCGCGGACAAGGCGATCTTCTGGTGCGGGTACGTGAACTTCATTCGCGGGAACTTCAGCGAGGCCGACCAGTTCTTCAGCCAACTGGTCGAACTGCACTCCGACAGCCCGCTCCGCCCGCAGGCCCTCGCGTTCGCGATCCAGGCGAAGAACAACGCGACCGGCGGCGCGAGCTACGACGGCCGCAAGTGCGCCGAAGCGCTGCACCTGGTCCAGGTCGCCGAGGCCACGGTGCCGGAACTGGTGAACGACCCGGCGATGGCCGAGAAGCTGACGCGGGCCAAGTTCGCCATCCGCTCGCAGCAGGCCGAGAAGGACTTCTTGACGGCCGAATACTACGAGCGCACCGGGCACCCGGGCTCCGCGGTCTTCTACTACGAACTCGTCCGCCGGAGGTACGCGGGCACGCGGTACTCCGACCTCGCCACCGAGAAGAAAGAGCGCCTGGTCCGGCTCATGCAGGACGGGCGCCCGGAACCGGGTAACGACCCGTTCGCGATCGCCAAGGCGAAGTGGAACGAGGTGTTCGGCAAGCCCCAGTCCGTGACCGATGAAAAGGACCGCGCGCGCGTCGACCCCGGCCTGGTGCCCGCGGGCGGAACGCCCCCGACGGACGGCACGGGTAACACGCGGCCCTAG
- the lptE gene encoding LPS assembly lipoprotein LptE: protein MARTSRRQFLAFGAAALAALATGCQNGFKIFGYRAGADALYDPNIKTVYVPTFNNRAFQTTPYRGFEVDVTQAVIREIGKTTPFRVTSDVNKADTELLGNIVSISKTLLNRNQQNQIREGEIAVSVDVVWRDLRDGTILSNPRRTPRAGELNPQLDGPPIPFDPNVPVPPQVKEREDLRPAPILATGRLLPELGETNASATKRIQEQIAVQIVSMMERKWERTENADKK, encoded by the coding sequence ATGGCCCGTACCAGTCGCCGCCAGTTCCTCGCGTTCGGTGCAGCCGCGCTCGCCGCGCTCGCGACCGGGTGCCAGAACGGGTTCAAGATCTTCGGCTACCGCGCCGGCGCGGACGCGCTCTACGACCCGAACATCAAAACTGTGTACGTCCCGACGTTTAACAACCGGGCGTTCCAAACGACCCCGTACCGCGGGTTCGAGGTCGATGTGACGCAAGCGGTGATCCGCGAGATCGGCAAGACGACGCCGTTCCGCGTCACGTCCGACGTGAACAAGGCCGATACCGAACTGCTCGGCAACATCGTCTCGATCTCGAAAACGCTGCTCAACCGGAACCAGCAGAACCAGATCCGCGAGGGCGAGATCGCGGTGAGCGTGGACGTGGTGTGGCGCGACCTGCGCGACGGCACCATTCTCTCGAACCCGCGCCGCACCCCGCGCGCCGGCGAGCTCAACCCGCAACTCGACGGGCCGCCGATCCCGTTCGACCCGAACGTTCCGGTGCCCCCCCAAGTGAAGGAGCGCGAAGACCTGCGGCCCGCCCCCATCCTCGCGACCGGGCGCCTGCTCCCGGAACTGGGCGAAACCAACGCCTCGGCCACGAAGCGCATCCAGGAACAGATCGCGGTACAAATCGTATCTATGATGGAACGGAAGTGGGAGCGCACGGAAAACGCGGACAAGAAGTGA
- the tuf gene encoding elongation factor Tu, protein MHKVHVNVGTIGHIDHGKTTLTAAILAVQAQKGLAEAKRYDAIAKGGTKRDETKTVTINSAHVHYETAARHYAHTDCPGHADYVKNMITGAAQMDGAVLLISAVDGPMPQTREHVLLARQVGVPHLVVFINKVDLVSDPELLDLIELETRDLLTRYGFDGDTVPFVRGNAKGALDHPGDPEFAGCIDNLLAALDAHVPAPVRKVDKPFLLAVEGVYSIEGLGTVVTGLIEQGRVATGDKVEVLGYGEAIESVVTGVEAFHEPLAVGVAGQNVGVRLRGVKADQVQRGQVLVAPKSIRPRARFRAEVYALRKDEGGRHTPFFNGYKPQFYVRTTDVTGVVTVPEDVEMVMPGDNARIEVNLDRPIVLEAGSRFAIREGGKTVGSGVVSEVLE, encoded by the coding sequence ATGCACAAGGTTCACGTCAACGTCGGCACCATCGGCCACATCGACCACGGCAAGACAACCCTGACGGCCGCCATCCTCGCGGTCCAGGCCCAAAAGGGTCTGGCCGAGGCGAAGCGCTACGACGCCATCGCCAAGGGCGGCACCAAGCGCGACGAGACCAAGACGGTCACCATTAATTCGGCGCACGTCCATTACGAGACGGCCGCGCGGCACTACGCCCACACCGACTGTCCCGGCCACGCGGATTATGTGAAGAACATGATTACGGGGGCGGCGCAGATGGACGGCGCGGTGCTGCTGATCTCCGCCGTGGACGGCCCCATGCCACAGACGCGCGAGCACGTGCTGCTCGCACGGCAAGTGGGCGTGCCGCACCTGGTGGTGTTCATCAACAAGGTGGACCTCGTGTCCGATCCGGAACTGCTCGACCTCATCGAACTCGAAACGCGCGACCTGCTCACGCGCTACGGGTTCGACGGGGACACGGTGCCGTTCGTTCGCGGCAACGCGAAGGGCGCGCTCGATCACCCCGGCGACCCGGAGTTCGCCGGGTGCATCGACAACCTGCTCGCGGCGCTCGACGCGCACGTCCCGGCCCCAGTGCGGAAGGTGGACAAGCCCTTCCTCCTCGCGGTCGAAGGCGTGTACTCGATCGAGGGTTTGGGCACGGTCGTCACGGGCCTGATCGAGCAGGGTCGGGTCGCCACGGGCGATAAGGTGGAAGTGCTCGGCTACGGCGAGGCCATCGAGTCGGTTGTCACCGGGGTCGAGGCGTTCCACGAGCCGCTCGCGGTGGGCGTCGCGGGGCAGAACGTCGGCGTGCGGCTGCGCGGCGTGAAGGCCGATCAGGTGCAGCGCGGGCAAGTGCTCGTCGCGCCGAAGTCGATCCGCCCGCGTGCGCGGTTCCGGGCCGAGGTGTACGCGCTGCGCAAGGACGAGGGCGGGCGCCACACGCCGTTCTTCAACGGGTACAAACCTCAGTTCTACGTCCGCACCACGGACGTAACCGGGGTGGTGACTGTGCCGGAGGACGTCGAAATGGTGATGCCGGGCGACAACGCCCGCATCGAAGTGAACCTCGACCGGCCGATCGTGCTGGAGGCGGGGAGCCGGTTCGCGATCCGCGAGGGCGGGAAGACCGTCGGCTCGGGGGTCGTGAGTGAGGTTCTGGAGTAA
- a CDS encoding aminotransferase class V-fold PLP-dependent enzyme translates to MDWSAFRSQFPVTSTWAFLDHAAVAPLPAPAVAALHDYARSLATNGITAYREWFHRLTHVRALAAKLINAPHADDVYFVPNTTHGIGVVAEGFPWKPGDNVVLAAEEYPSNQYPWMNLAHRGVEVRVVPSRGNRIAIDDVRAAMTDRTRVLTVSAVEFASGFRHDLDALGTLCRERDVFFFVDAIQALGVFPIDVQRTPIDALAADGHKWLLGPEGAGIGFVRREWVERLHPISVGANSVVNPWAFTTIDFRLKPHAGRWEGGAYNMPGITAFGASLELLLNAGTENVRRRVIELTDYLCERAAALGWTVFSSREDNEKSGIVSLTHPTLPSDDVLNRCRAAGIVVNSRAGRVRVSPHAYNTEDEIDRFLAVA, encoded by the coding sequence ATGGATTGGTCCGCGTTCCGCTCACAGTTCCCCGTTACTTCCACGTGGGCGTTCCTCGATCACGCCGCGGTCGCGCCGCTGCCCGCGCCGGCGGTCGCGGCCCTGCACGACTACGCCCGGAGCCTCGCGACCAACGGCATCACCGCGTACCGCGAGTGGTTCCACCGGCTCACGCACGTTCGCGCGCTCGCCGCGAAGCTCATCAACGCGCCGCACGCGGACGACGTGTATTTTGTGCCGAACACGACGCACGGGATCGGTGTCGTTGCCGAAGGGTTCCCGTGGAAGCCCGGTGATAACGTGGTGCTCGCGGCCGAAGAGTACCCGTCGAACCAGTACCCGTGGATGAACCTCGCGCACCGCGGGGTCGAAGTGCGTGTGGTCCCGAGTCGCGGGAACCGCATCGCAATCGACGACGTTCGGGCCGCGATGACCGACCGCACCCGGGTGCTCACGGTGTCCGCGGTCGAGTTCGCCAGCGGGTTCCGGCACGATCTCGACGCGCTCGGCACACTCTGCCGCGAACGGGACGTGTTCTTCTTCGTGGATGCGATCCAGGCGCTCGGCGTCTTCCCGATCGATGTGCAGCGCACGCCCATTGATGCACTCGCAGCGGACGGTCACAAGTGGCTACTCGGCCCCGAAGGGGCGGGCATCGGGTTCGTGCGCCGCGAGTGGGTCGAGCGCCTACACCCTATCAGTGTGGGTGCGAACAGCGTGGTGAACCCGTGGGCGTTCACCACGATCGACTTCCGGCTGAAGCCGCACGCCGGGCGCTGGGAGGGCGGCGCGTACAACATGCCCGGGATCACCGCGTTCGGCGCGAGTCTGGAACTGCTCCTGAACGCGGGCACCGAGAACGTCCGGCGCCGCGTGATCGAACTAACAGATTACCTGTGCGAGCGGGCCGCGGCCCTCGGCTGGACCGTGTTCAGTTCGCGCGAAGATAACGAGAAATCCGGCATCGTGTCACTTACGCACCCGACGCTTCCGTCGGACGACGTGTTGAACCGGTGCCGCGCCGCCGGAATTGTGGTAAACAGCCGCGCCGGGCGCGTCCGCGTCAGCCCCCACGCTTACAACACCGAAGACGAGATCGACCGGTTCCTGGCCGTGGCCTGA
- a CDS encoding zinc-dependent alcohol dehydrogenase, whose translation MVRARQAVITEPFKTTVREVEIPDPAPNQILIGAEYSAISAGTELAVYTGTHQWLKDPAMPDWKFPFRSGYSAAGRVLKVGKDFPGGFAEGDRVSFPGNHASAELLTVGHERCRVWKIPDNLGFDKASIACISRYGMGVSVRAGLTVGRSAAVLGLGIIGQFSLRCLLAAGAGPVVGIDAVKMRRDAALAAGADHVIDPTAGDIKQQLNAFLGTKGAEIVGDATGVPDAIPTAMSLACDAGQVVVVGSPRGKAKEVNFYDDLHRRYIEVTGAHGNMLFEPAHTRLAGAWDIDKAQKWLIRQLAAGRLSLAGLVTHTITPEQLGDAYEGLLKDKDNYLGVLMKWV comes from the coding sequence ATGGTTCGTGCCAGGCAAGCCGTCATTACCGAGCCGTTCAAAACGACCGTGCGCGAGGTCGAAATCCCCGATCCCGCCCCGAACCAGATCCTCATCGGGGCCGAATACTCGGCGATCAGCGCCGGCACCGAACTGGCCGTGTACACGGGCACGCACCAGTGGCTCAAAGACCCCGCGATGCCGGACTGGAAGTTCCCGTTCCGCTCGGGTTACTCCGCCGCAGGCCGCGTGCTGAAGGTCGGCAAGGACTTCCCAGGCGGCTTCGCGGAAGGCGACCGCGTGAGCTTCCCCGGTAACCACGCTTCGGCGGAACTCCTCACGGTGGGCCACGAGCGCTGCCGCGTGTGGAAGATCCCCGATAATCTCGGGTTCGACAAGGCCTCTATCGCGTGCATCTCGCGCTACGGGATGGGCGTTTCCGTGCGCGCAGGGCTAACGGTGGGCCGCAGCGCCGCGGTGCTGGGGCTGGGAATCATCGGGCAGTTTTCGCTGCGGTGCTTGCTCGCCGCGGGCGCGGGACCGGTCGTCGGTATCGACGCGGTGAAGATGCGGCGCGACGCGGCACTCGCAGCCGGCGCCGACCACGTCATCGATCCCACCGCGGGCGACATCAAGCAGCAACTGAACGCCTTCCTGGGGACGAAGGGCGCGGAGATCGTCGGCGACGCGACCGGCGTGCCCGATGCGATCCCGACCGCGATGAGCCTCGCGTGCGACGCGGGCCAGGTAGTCGTGGTCGGTAGCCCGCGCGGGAAAGCGAAGGAAGTGAACTTCTACGACGACCTGCACCGCCGTTACATCGAGGTGACCGGCGCGCACGGGAACATGCTGTTCGAGCCGGCGCACACGCGGCTCGCGGGCGCCTGGGACATCGACAAGGCGCAGAAGTGGCTCATTCGCCAGCTCGCCGCCGGACGCCTGAGCCTCGCGGGGCTGGTGACGCACACCATCACCCCGGAGCAACTCGGCGACGCCTACGAGGGGCTGTTGAAGGACAAGGACAACTACCTCGGCGTCCTGATGAAATGGGTGTGA
- a CDS encoding PQQ-binding-like beta-propeller repeat protein → MSRFLAVVALVLSVALPLHAADWPTFLGPTRDGVSTEKGIITPWPAKGLKKVWECELGIGFAPPVTADGRLFHADRFGDNVRLTAREAATGKPLWKYEYPTEYKDIYGYDPGPRACPVVDGDRVYLYGPDGVLCCLNVATGKEVWKVETRAKYFFHQNFFGAGSVPVIDGDLLILPVGGSVKGPRPVDFRMVKPNGTGLVAFDKKTGAEKYATGDELASYSSPVITTLNGKKTGLYFGRGGLMGFDPQTGKSEFYYPWRARLEESVNASNPVVVGDKVLLTECYGVGSALIDLKGGKPKEVWTDKEKDAGDQSLMCHWNTPIHVNGFVYGSSGRHTEDSDIRCVELATGDVKWRQRRTKRCSLTLVDGHLISLSEYGDLALIKVNATKYEEVSKYEVPGLEYPCWAAPVVSNGLLYVRGKEKLIALELIPAK, encoded by the coding sequence ATGTCGCGATTTCTCGCGGTCGTTGCCCTCGTTCTCAGCGTCGCGCTCCCACTGCACGCGGCCGACTGGCCCACGTTTCTCGGCCCGACGCGCGACGGCGTTTCCACAGAGAAGGGCATCATCACCCCGTGGCCCGCGAAGGGGCTGAAGAAGGTCTGGGAGTGCGAACTCGGTATCGGCTTCGCGCCGCCGGTCACCGCCGACGGGCGACTGTTCCACGCGGACCGTTTCGGCGATAACGTTCGCCTCACCGCGCGCGAAGCCGCGACGGGCAAACCTCTCTGGAAGTACGAATACCCCACCGAATACAAGGACATTTACGGCTATGACCCGGGTCCGCGCGCGTGCCCGGTGGTCGATGGGGATCGCGTGTACCTGTACGGTCCCGATGGCGTGCTCTGCTGCCTCAACGTTGCCACCGGGAAAGAGGTGTGGAAGGTCGAGACGAGGGCGAAATACTTCTTCCACCAGAACTTCTTCGGCGCCGGCAGCGTGCCCGTGATCGACGGCGATCTGCTCATTCTGCCCGTCGGCGGGAGCGTGAAAGGCCCGCGCCCGGTGGACTTCCGCATGGTGAAGCCGAACGGCACGGGGTTAGTCGCCTTCGACAAGAAGACCGGTGCCGAGAAGTACGCGACGGGCGACGAACTCGCCAGTTATTCCAGCCCGGTCATCACCACGCTCAACGGCAAGAAAACGGGGCTGTACTTCGGGCGCGGTGGGTTAATGGGCTTCGACCCGCAAACGGGCAAGAGCGAGTTCTACTACCCGTGGCGCGCGCGGCTCGAGGAGAGCGTGAACGCGAGCAACCCCGTCGTGGTCGGTGACAAGGTACTGCTCACCGAGTGCTACGGCGTGGGCAGCGCGCTCATCGACCTGAAGGGCGGCAAACCGAAAGAAGTCTGGACCGATAAGGAGAAGGACGCGGGCGATCAGTCGCTGATGTGCCACTGGAACACGCCGATTCACGTGAACGGCTTCGTATACGGCAGCAGCGGGCGCCACACGGAAGACTCCGACATCCGGTGCGTCGAACTCGCGACCGGCGACGTGAAGTGGCGGCAGCGGCGCACGAAGCGGTGCAGTCTGACGCTCGTGGACGGGCACTTGATCAGCCTGTCGGAGTACGGTGACCTCGCGCTTATCAAAGTCAACGCGACCAAGTACGAAGAAGTGTCGAAATACGAGGTGCCGGGGCTGGAGTACCCGTGTTGGGCCGCGCCCGTTGTGAGCAACGGCTTGCTGTATGTGCGCGGGAAGGAAAAGCTGATCGCGCTCGAACTGATACCGGCGAAGTGA
- a CDS encoding aspartate aminotransferase family protein, protein MPATATRTLADRYTAAFAGSKQRFETAKGVFPTGVTHDARMMDPFPVYITHAKGAHKWDVDGHQLTDYFVGHGSHLLGHGPADVVKAVQDQMALGTHHGACHDAEIEWGQLVRKLVPSAERVRFTGSGTEATLMALRLSRLYTGKGKFLKFHGHFHGWHDYVTVSADFPYDAPGVPGVPDDVAAHCVAVPPNDLNRVEDALKADPQIGAVILEPTGGHWGAVPIRGEFLKGLREVCTRHNRLLIFDEVITGFRVSPGGAQAFYGVTPDLTALAKILAGGLPGGCVGGRADVLAYIEPRAGKPKMKHPGTYNANPLSAAAGIAALKRVATGEPTERANRAATRLRNKLNELFAAREWPWVAYGDFSMVRVVPGYTGPRPSTAAGVNDGFVPFGGDVNALDGPKNMKLYHAMRQAMLLNGVDWWGFAGMTCCDHTDAVVDHTLTAFEASLEALTAEGMA, encoded by the coding sequence ATGCCCGCGACCGCGACACGAACTCTCGCCGACCGGTACACCGCGGCGTTCGCCGGATCGAAACAGCGGTTCGAGACCGCGAAAGGCGTTTTCCCCACCGGCGTGACGCACGACGCCCGCATGATGGACCCGTTCCCGGTCTACATCACGCACGCGAAGGGCGCCCACAAGTGGGACGTGGACGGCCACCAGCTCACCGATTACTTCGTCGGGCACGGCTCGCACCTGCTCGGCCACGGCCCGGCCGATGTGGTGAAGGCGGTGCAGGACCAGATGGCACTCGGTACGCACCACGGCGCCTGCCACGATGCGGAAATCGAGTGGGGGCAGCTCGTCCGCAAGTTGGTCCCCAGCGCGGAGCGCGTGCGGTTCACCGGAAGTGGAACCGAAGCGACCCTGATGGCGCTGCGGCTGTCGCGCCTCTACACGGGAAAAGGTAAGTTCCTCAAGTTCCACGGGCACTTCCACGGGTGGCACGATTACGTCACCGTTTCGGCCGATTTCCCCTACGACGCGCCCGGCGTGCCGGGGGTGCCGGACGACGTCGCGGCGCACTGCGTCGCGGTACCGCCGAACGATCTCAATCGGGTGGAAGACGCGCTCAAGGCCGATCCGCAAATCGGCGCGGTGATTTTGGAACCGACCGGCGGGCACTGGGGCGCGGTGCCGATTCGCGGGGAGTTCCTGAAGGGGCTGCGCGAGGTCTGCACGCGACACAATCGGCTCCTGATCTTCGACGAAGTGATTACCGGCTTCCGCGTATCCCCGGGCGGGGCGCAAGCGTTCTACGGCGTCACGCCCGATCTCACGGCGCTGGCGAAGATCCTCGCGGGCGGGTTGCCGGGCGGGTGCGTGGGCGGGCGCGCGGACGTGCTGGCGTACATCGAGCCGCGCGCGGGCAAACCCAAGATGAAGCACCCCGGCACCTACAACGCGAACCCGCTCTCGGCGGCCGCGGGAATTGCCGCGCTGAAGCGCGTCGCGACGGGTGAGCCGACCGAACGGGCCAACCGCGCCGCGACCCGGCTCCGCAACAAGCTCAACGAACTGTTCGCGGCCCGCGAGTGGCCGTGGGTCGCGTATGGGGACTTCAGCATGGTCCGCGTGGTGCCGGGGTACACCGGCCCGCGCCCGAGCACGGCGGCCGGTGTCAACGACGGGTTCGTGCCGTTCGGTGGTGACGTGAACGCGCTCGACGGCCCGAAGAACATGAAGCTGTACCACGCGATGCGCCAGGCCATGTTGCTCAACGGCGTGGACTGGTGGGGCTTCGCGGGCATGACGTGCTGCGACCACACCGACGCGGTCGTCGACCACACCCTGACCGCGTTCGAGGCGAGCCTGGAGGCGCTGACCGCCGAGGGAATGGCGTAG
- a CDS encoding chemotaxis protein CheW — MSASDKHPPADLAAHENQFLTFLLQDEEYGLEILRVQEIRGYSKITPLPNSPREVKGVMNLRGTVVPIIDLRVRLGLREAEYTRFTVIIVVTVGAKIVGLVVDAVSDVLNVEAKEMVPTPDLGAGVDTSFLNGIARTGERLVSLLNVDRLVGNTGTPALTA, encoded by the coding sequence GTGAGTGCATCCGATAAGCACCCCCCGGCCGACCTCGCGGCCCACGAGAACCAGTTCCTGACGTTCCTGCTACAGGACGAAGAGTACGGGCTGGAGATCCTGCGCGTGCAGGAAATCAGGGGGTACTCGAAGATCACCCCGCTGCCCAATTCGCCCCGGGAAGTGAAGGGCGTGATGAACCTGCGCGGGACCGTGGTCCCGATCATCGACCTGCGCGTCCGATTGGGGTTGCGCGAGGCCGAGTACACCCGGTTCACCGTCATCATCGTGGTCACCGTGGGCGCCAAGATCGTCGGGCTCGTCGTGGACGCGGTGTCCGACGTGCTCAACGTCGAGGCCAAAGAAATGGTCCCGACCCCGGACCTGGGCGCGGGCGTGGACACCTCGTTCCTCAACGGCATCGCGCGCACCGGCGAGCGCCTCGTGTCCCTCCTCAACGTGGACCGGCTCGTTGGCAACACCGGAACCCCGGCACTCACCGCGTAA
- a CDS encoding DUF433 domain-containing protein has protein sequence MDYTHLITIKPDKRSGQPCIRGLRITVRDVLGYLAGGMAVEEILTDFPDLTEEDIRACLAFAADCGHRTEEGRGMRGLAYRRHQLQRAKGRAFRYLRWLFGPQDITDKQIARYTADRTPCSCSLCGNPRRFTGAVTVQEMRSGGSR, from the coding sequence ATGGATTACACGCACCTCATCACGATCAAGCCGGACAAGCGGAGCGGGCAGCCGTGCATTCGCGGACTGCGGATCACCGTTCGTGACGTCCTCGGGTACCTCGCGGGGGGTATGGCAGTCGAAGAGATTCTGACTGACTTCCCGGATCTGACCGAAGAGGATATTCGGGCGTGTCTGGCGTTCGCGGCCGACTGCGGGCACCGAACCGAGGAGGGCCGCGGCATGCGTGGGCTGGCGTACCGGCGGCACCAATTGCAGCGGGCGAAGGGGCGGGCGTTCCGCTACCTTCGTTGGCTATTCGGCCCGCAGGACATCACCGACAAACAGATCGCACGGTACACCGCGGACCGCACGCCGTGCTCATGCTCGCTGTGCGGCAACCCACGGCGCTTCACCGGCGCGGTCACGGTACAAGAGATGCGGTCAGGCGGATCGCGCTGA
- the coaD gene encoding pantetheine-phosphate adenylyltransferase: protein MPDSTLSPRVAVYTGTFDPVHYGHLDIIRRGSRLFDKLIVGVGINPDKKTLFNIEERVQLIRDVTSGKGDKAEPLSNVEVLSFEGLAVRFVRDCGARIMLRGLRTLSDMEYEFTMSLMNLAQDPQIETLFLMAKEEFSHVSSSLLRQIAALDGNLSKFLPEPVRTALAERARR, encoded by the coding sequence ATGCCCGACAGTACCCTCAGCCCGCGCGTGGCGGTCTACACCGGCACGTTCGACCCGGTCCACTACGGGCACCTGGACATCATCCGGCGCGGCAGTCGGCTGTTCGACAAACTCATCGTCGGCGTGGGCATCAATCCCGACAAGAAAACGCTGTTCAACATCGAGGAGCGGGTACAACTCATTCGCGACGTGACCAGCGGAAAGGGCGACAAAGCGGAGCCGCTGTCGAACGTCGAGGTGCTGTCGTTCGAGGGCCTCGCGGTGCGGTTCGTCCGCGATTGCGGCGCCCGCATCATGCTCCGCGGTCTGCGCACGCTCTCCGACATGGAGTACGAGTTCACCATGTCGCTCATGAACCTCGCCCAGGACCCGCAAATCGAAACGCTGTTCCTGATGGCGAAGGAAGAGTTTTCGCACGTCAGTTCGTCGCTCTTGCGGCAAATCGCGGCCCTTGATGGCAACCTGTCGAAGTTCCTCCCGGAACCGGTGCGGACCGCGCTCGCCGAACGCGCGCGGCGGTAG
- the recO gene encoding DNA repair protein RecO, with protein MPAEKALAIVVRGTDWSETSRIATLFTREFGKVRALAKGGRRLKSNFDVAFDLLTVCEIVFIRKASGLDLLTEARMNEQFPALRQNLPALYAGYYIAELLADGTQDYDPHAPLFDAAIQTLRSLGKEKQPPPLSPLPEGKGEQTGGGLEHNTRADEFLGSPPFLSGSGGGLPATADRSSLLEKGAGGMGSSRVGGAGSAALAASVSAFELVWLHELGYSPRLEACATCGRERLNPTARAFFSPTAGGVLCPECGPQVADRRMVSGESLEALRALSVTSAGGAAPELPPGARAEVRHVLGYAVSCVLGRRPRLLSFVDGR; from the coding sequence ATGCCAGCCGAGAAAGCGCTCGCGATCGTGGTCCGCGGTACCGACTGGAGCGAGACCAGTCGCATCGCCACGCTGTTCACGCGCGAGTTCGGCAAGGTGCGCGCTCTGGCGAAGGGCGGGCGCCGGCTCAAGTCGAACTTCGACGTCGCGTTCGACCTGCTCACCGTGTGCGAGATCGTGTTCATTCGCAAAGCGAGCGGACTGGACCTCCTCACCGAAGCGCGGATGAACGAGCAGTTCCCGGCGCTGCGGCAAAACCTCCCGGCACTGTACGCGGGGTACTACATCGCCGAGCTCCTCGCCGACGGCACCCAGGACTACGACCCGCACGCCCCGCTCTTCGACGCCGCGATCCAAACGCTGCGCTCGTTGGGGAAAGAAAAGCAACCGCCCCCTCTGTCCCCGCTCCCTGAAGGGAAGGGGGAGCAGACTGGCGGTGGGCTCGAACACAATACGCGCGCCGACGAGTTTCTGGGTTCCCCCCCATTCCTCTCAGGGAGCGGGGGCGGTCTCCCCGCGACCGCCGATCGCTCTTCCTTGTTAGAGAAAGGCGCTGGGGGGATGGGCTCGTCCCGGGTCGGGGGCGCGGGCTCCGCGGCGCTCGCGGCGAGCGTGTCCGCGTTTGAGCTTGTTTGGCTCCACGAGCTGGGATATAGCCCGCGACTCGAAGCGTGTGCCACTTGTGGACGAGAGCGGCTGAACCCAACGGCGCGGGCGTTCTTTAGCCCCACCGCCGGAGGGGTCCTGTGCCCGGAGTGCGGGCCGCAGGTCGCGGACCGGCGCATGGTTTCGGGGGAATCGCTCGAAGCCCTTCGCGCCCTGAGCGTCACGAGTGCCGGGGGCGCGGCGCCGGAACTTCCGCCGGGGGCGCGGGCCGAAGTGAGACACGTTCTGGGGTACGCGGTGAGCTGCGTACTGGGCCGGCGCCCGCGCCTGCTCAGTTTCGTGGACGGGCGCTGA